In Shewanella glacialimarina, the genomic stretch GCGGTGTCACCATGTGGGTGATATTTACCGATTACGTCACCGACAACACGAGCGGATTTTTTATAAGGTTTGTTCCAGTCGTTTTTAAGTTCGCTCATTGCAAACAAGACACGGCGATGTACAGGCTTTAGGCCGTCACGCACGTCAGGCAATGCACGACCAACAATTACGCTCATAGCGTAATCTAGATACGAATTTTTGAGTTCGTCTTCAATATTAATTGGCGAAATAGATGAAGCCAGATCAGTCATAAACTGCGCGTTCCCCTGAAATTGAGCTGACGATTTTTAATCTATAATATCGTCAAGCTTTAAAACGTGATTTGGCATTCTAACACAGATATTTAATGTCGCCAGAGCAAACCTAAACCAAATTGACTTTAGTGTTAATAAAAAGGCTAACTTACTCATTTACCAGTAACTTAGTACTCTAGCAAGTCCGGATTTAATGGTTTAAGAATGTTTATTTTGAGTAACAAATAAACAATGTAACCGATAGGTTGTTTAAATAACCACCTGAACATAGCAAAAGTTGACTGGGATCATCAGCATTGGCGTATTTTAGCCCTATTAAAAACTGCATCAATGGATATAATGTCATCCATAATGCATAACGATATCTAGGTAAATCATGTCTACTGAAACTGCTGCGAATAAAAATGTCGACCCCGATGAGATTGCTAAATTTGAAGCAATGGCACAAACCTGGTGGGATCCAAATGGCTCCTTTAAACCGTTACATCTGCTTAATCCATTACGTTTAAATTATATCGATCAAACAGCACAGGGCATTTTTGGTAAAAAAGTGCTCGATATTGGTTGTGGCGGCGGAATTTTATCTGAAAGTATGGCTAAAATCGGCGCCCATGTAGATGGCTTAGATATGGGTAATGAACCTCTTGAAGTGGCTCGTTTACATGCATTAGAAACTGGTGTAACACTCAATTACATCAAATGCACCGCTGAAGAGCACAGAGATACACATCAAGCTTATTATGATGTGGTGACCTGTATGGAAATGTTAGAACATGTCCCTGACCCGCTATCTGTCATCCAAGCATGCTGTGACATGGTGAAACCAGATGGCTATGTGTTTTTCTCAACCATTAATCGTAATTGGATGTCTTATTTAACTGCGATTGTCGGTGCAGAGTACCTACTTAAGATGCTGCCAGTAGGCACCCATGATCACAGTAAGTTTATTCGACCTTCTGAATTAATTAATCTTGTCGATAAAACAGACTTATTGTGCAAAGACGCATTGGGCATAGCCTATAACCCACTATCTGGTGTGTTTAAATACACGAACAGTGTTGATGTTAATTACATGATTGCTACACAAAAAGTCGATTAGCATTGTTTGCTACCGCTTAGGAGTCTGCGTGTTAAAGCCCTTGATTAAAGGTGTATTATTCGATTTAGACGGCACACTTGCCGATACTGCGCCAGATTTGGTCTATGCACTGAACCTTGGCATGGCTGATGGGGGTTATGCTGCATGCAGTCTTGAAAAAGTGAAGCATGCTGCCACTCATGGTAGTTTGGCGCTGGTTAAGGCTGCACTGCCTGATATTAGCGATGATGAGCAAAAACAGATCCAACAAGCATTATTGCATCACTACCAGCTCATCAATGGTGACAAAAGCATTCTATTTGATAACCTTGCAGAGTTATTGAATCATTTTGATGATAACGGTACTCCCTATGGTATTGTGACAAACAAGCATGCTCGCTTTGCCCGTCCTTTGGTTCACAAACTCGGCTTGATATCGCGAATTAAAACTCTTATCAGTGGTGATAGTACTTTGCACCCTAAACCTCATCGCGCACCTATGCTACTTGCCGCGCAGCAGATGAACATCAGTCCTGAATCGATTATTTATATAGGAGATGCTGAACGTGACCTTATCGCGGCTCAAAATGCCAATATGATTGGCGGTATAGCGCATTGGGGTTATTTATCG encodes the following:
- the ubiG gene encoding bifunctional 2-polyprenyl-6-hydroxyphenol methylase/3-demethylubiquinol 3-O-methyltransferase UbiG — protein: MSTETAANKNVDPDEIAKFEAMAQTWWDPNGSFKPLHLLNPLRLNYIDQTAQGIFGKKVLDIGCGGGILSESMAKIGAHVDGLDMGNEPLEVARLHALETGVTLNYIKCTAEEHRDTHQAYYDVVTCMEMLEHVPDPLSVIQACCDMVKPDGYVFFSTINRNWMSYLTAIVGAEYLLKMLPVGTHDHSKFIRPSELINLVDKTDLLCKDALGIAYNPLSGVFKYTNSVDVNYMIATQKVD
- a CDS encoding HAD family hydrolase, which translates into the protein MLKPLIKGVLFDLDGTLADTAPDLVYALNLGMADGGYAACSLEKVKHAATHGSLALVKAALPDISDDEQKQIQQALLHHYQLINGDKSILFDNLAELLNHFDDNGTPYGIVTNKHARFARPLVHKLGLISRIKTLISGDSTLHPKPHRAPMLLAAQQMNISPESIIYIGDAERDLIAAQNANMIGGIAHWGYLSLQDKPDTWPGQLHFKTTQCLHDYFVLDRQLT